A region from the Salvia splendens isolate huo1 chromosome 15, SspV2, whole genome shotgun sequence genome encodes:
- the LOC121768532 gene encoding RNA cytosine-C(5)-methyltransferase NSUN2-like, with protein MGGRGRSRTQRKHFSQNRENVWKRSKSDASAIDTPADNNNNAGKSHWEPFKTQNPAFDDYYKEQGIVSSEEWDTFNKFLRTPLPAAFRINSSSQFYKDILFRLENDFMKSLPAEDTDGNAVNAIEVLPWYPDHLAWQSYYSRNQLRKNQALEQFHEFLKLENDIGNITRQEAVSMVPPLFLDVRPDHFVLDMCAAPGSKTFQLLEMIYKLTEPGTLPTGMIIANDLDVQRCNLLIHQTKRMCTANLIVTNHEAQNFPSCHLHKNGENINGPALRQLQFDRVLCDVPCSGDGTLRKAPDMWKKWNAGMGNGLFGLQVQIAMRGLALLKVGGRMVYSTCSMNPLENEAVVAELLRRCKGTIELVDVSTELPQLARRPGIKTWKVRDKGLWLTSYKDVRRNRQAAATPGMFPSGKLYDEISEPDQETANGQTCENSNGTDENGGELIDDSVAPTSNVEAEVSDLPLERCMRIVPHDQNSGAFFIAVFQKLLPLPAPTPVQRKGTRGESQKQLNGVKEDKNGDDVDVSGEMDVQMSEAAAAASLVDTGICEIPSDADQNKNLVETGTLETPLDADQKKIKQQDEKQENKTSDDKVDTKTVPDKKRKLQMQGRWRGVDPVIFYKDETVVSKIMDFYGIKESFPIKGHLISRNEETSHVKRIYYVSNSVKEALELNLLGGQQLKIAAVGLKMFERQTSKEGTSAPCLFRISSEGLPLILPHITKQILYASPIDFKHLLQYKSIKFPDFVDPSLREKASELILGCCVVILRTEGWVQSGSGEDAMPIAIGCWRGRTNVSVMVNANDCQELLERVSALRSDEASEPVADAVPIQESTDDVTISEANGSDGTVMAPETL; from the exons ATGGGAGGAAGGGGAAGATCTCGCACTCAGAGAAAGCACTTCAGCCAGAACAGAGAGAACGTCTGGAAGCGCTCCAAATCCGACGCTTCTGCTATTGACACGCCCGCTGACAACAACAACAATGCCGGCAAATCACACTGGGAACCTTTCAAGACTCAGAACCCCGCTTTCGACGACTATTACAAa GAACAAGGAATTGTGTCATCTGAAGAGTGGGATACCTTCAATAAATTTCTTAGGACGCCGCTGCCTGCTGCTTTCAGAATTAATTCCAG TAGCCAGTTTTATAAGGATATTCTGTTCCGGTTGGAGAATGACTTCATGAAATCCCTTCCGGCAGAG GATACTGATGGAAATGCAGTGAATGCAATAGAGGTATTGCCATGGTACCCTGATCATCTTGCTTGGCAGTCATATTATTCTCGAAACCAGTTGCGAAAAAATCAAGCCCTTGAACA GTTTCATGAGTTTCTGAAGCTAGAAAATGATATTGGAAACATAACGAGACAGGAGGCTGTGAGCATG GTTCCTCCTCTGTTCCTTGATGTACGTCCAGATCATTTTGTTCTTGATA TGTGTGCGGCACCAGGGTCAAAAACATTTCAGTTGCTTGAGATGATATACAAGTTGACTGAACCTGGAACTCTCCCCACTGGAATG ATCATAGCAAATGATTTGGATGTTCAAAGATGTAATCTTCTTATACACCAAACGAAAAGAATGTGTACTGCAAACTTGATTGTCACAAATCATGAAGCCCAAAACTTCCCAAGCTGCCATTTGCATAAGAATGGTGAAAACATTAATGGACCTGCTCTTCGTCAGCTTCAGTTTGATCGTGTCTTGTGTGATGTCCCTTGTAGTGGTGACGGAACTTTACGCAAGGCTCCTGATATGTGGAAGAAATG GAATGCAGGGATGGGTAATGGTCTCTTTGGCCTACAAGTTCAGATTGCAATGCGAG GTCTAGCACTGCTCAAAGTTGGTGGACGGATGGTGTATTCCACCTGCTCAATGAACCCATTGGAGAATGAGGCCGTAGTTGCTGAG CTTTTGCGGCGATGTAAAGGAACAATCGAGCTTGTAGATGTATCCACTGAGCTTCCCCAGCTTGCTCGAAGGCCTGGTATTAAGACATGGAAG GTTCGTGATAAAGGTCTATGGTTAACATCTTATAAAGACGTTCGTAGAAATCGCCAAGCTGCTGCAACTCCGGGCATGTTTCCTTCTGGAAAGCTGTATGATGAGATATCAGAACCAGATCAGGAGACAGCCAACGGACAAACCTGTGAGAATAGTAATGGTACTGATGAAAATGGTGGAGAGTTGATTGATGATTCAGTGGCTCCTACAAGCAACGTGGAGGCAGAAGTTTCAGATTTACCTTTAGAACGCTGTATGAGGATAGTACCTCATGATCAAAATTCTGGGGCTTTCTTTATTGCTGTTTTCCAAAAGCTTTTGCCCCTGCCTG CCCCTACGCCTGTTCAGAGAAAGGGTACAAGAGGTGAATCTCAGAAGCAACTGAATGGGGTGAAAGAGGACAAAAATGGGGATGATGTTGATGTAAGTGGTGAGATGGACGTTCAAATGTCTGAAGCAGCTGCTGCCGCCAGTTTAGTTGATACTGGAATTTGTGAAATCCCTTCGGATGCTGACCAGAATAAGAATTTGGTTGAAACTGGAACTCTTGAAACCCCTTTGGATGCTGACCAGAAAAAGATAAAGCAGCAAGATGAGAAACAGGAGAATAAGACTTCTGATGACAAGGTGGACACGAAAACTGTTCCAGATAAAAAAAGGAAGCTTCAAATGCAGGGGAGATGGAGAGGAGTAGACCCTGTTATTTTCTACAAGGATGAAACTGTTGTGAGCAAAATAATGGACTTTTATGGAATAAAGGAATCCTTCCCAATCAAAGGCCATCTTATTTCAAGAAACGAAGAGACGAGTCATGTGAAAAGAATTTATTACGTATCAAATTCTGTGAAGGAAGCTCTTGAGTTGAACCTTCTCGGCGGCCAGCAGCTTAAGATAGCTGCAGTGGGACTTAAGATGTTT GAACGCCAAACTTCAAAGGAGGGAACATCTGCACCCTGTTTATTCCGTATCTCATCTGAAGGATTGCCACTGATTCTTCCACACATAACGAAGCAAATACTGTATGCTTCTCCGATAGATTTCAAGCACCTCTTGCAGTACAAAAGCATTAAATTTCCAGACTTTGTCGACCCTTCATTAAGAGAGAAGGCCTCAGAGCTAATTCTGGGTTGTTGTGTGGTTATTCTGCGTACAG AAGGGTGGGTCCAATCAGGTTCAGGGGAAGATGCTATGCCTATAGCGATTGGGTGTTGGAGAGGTAGAACTAATGTATCTGTAATGGTGAATGCAAATGACTGCCAGGAACTGCTCGAACGGGTCTCAGCGCTCCGCTCAGACGAGGCCTCGGAACCAGTCGCTGATGCAGTTCCTATCCAAGAATCGACTGATGATGTGACTATCTCAGAAGCCAACGGTTCTGATGGCACAGTGATGGCACCGGAAACTTTATGA